The Rhodothermales bacterium genomic interval GTATCGACGCGCGAACCTCAATAAACTGGCATTACCTGCTTGGAACTCGGCATCTACACCTTCGCGGAAGCCACCCCGGACCCCCGCACCGGGATCACCGTCAGCCCCGAGCGGCGGCTGAAGGACCTTATCGAGGAGATCGAACTCGCCGACGCGGTCGGACTCGATGTGTTCGGCGTCGGGGAGCACCACCGGCCGGATTACACGGTGTCGGCGCCGGCGGTGGTCCTGGGCGCCGCGGCCATGCGCACGAAACGCATCCGGCTCACCAGCGCCGTCTCCGTCCTCAGCTCGGACGACCCGGTGCGGGTGTTCCAGCAGTTCGCCACGGTCGACCTCCTCTCCGGCGGCCGCGCCGAGATCATGGCCGGCCGCGGGTCGTTCATCGAGTCCTTCCCGCTCTTCGGGTATAACCTGAACGACTATGACGCGCTCTTCATGGAGAAGCTCGAACTCCTGCTCCAGCTGAGAGAATCCGAACACGTCTACTCGAAGGGTACGTTACGGCCGGCGCTCACAGGCCAGGGCGTCTACCCCCGACCCGTCCAGAACCCGATCCCGGTGTGGATCGCCGTCGGCGGCACGCCACAATCCGTCATCCGCGCCGGCGTGCTCGGCCTCCCGCTGGCCATCGCCATCATCGGCGGGCAGCCGGCGAGGTTCGCCCCGCTGGCCGACCTCTACCGCCGCGCCGCCGCCGAGGCCGGCCACGACCCCGCCTCCCTCCAGCTCAGCATCAACTCCCACGGCTTCATCGCCGATACCGATCAGCTGGCCGCCGATCAATCCTTCCCCTTCTTCTCCGAGGTCATGAGCCGCATCGGCCGCGAGCGCGGCTGGGCGCCCACCACCCGGGCCGACTTCGACACACAGATCGGCCCCACCGGGGCGCTCCTCGTCGGCAGCCCGCAACG includes:
- a CDS encoding LLM class flavin-dependent oxidoreductase, with product MELGIYTFAEATPDPRTGITVSPERRLKDLIEEIELADAVGLDVFGVGEHHRPDYTVSAPAVVLGAAAMRTKRIRLTSAVSVLSSDDPVRVFQQFATVDLLSGGRAEIMAGRGSFIESFPLFGYNLNDYDALFMEKLELLLQLRESEHVYSKGTLRPALTGQGVYPRPVQNPIPVWIAVGGTPQSVIRAGVLGLPLAIAIIGGQPARFAPLADLYRRAAAEAGHDPASLQLSINSHGFIADTDQLAADQSFPFFSEVMSRIGRERGWAPTTRADFDTQIGPTGALLVGSPQRVIDKILYEHSLFGMTRFLIQFSVGTLPHDQIMRSIELFGTVVAPAVRNALADG